A genomic stretch from Vibrio neptunius includes:
- a CDS encoding acetyltransferase, whose translation MTGNRYTLNTLPFGQSVQQQGDTCCVEMPSGPLTLSKESGGYWRVTSSENNDMEVVQAFVVLLEHRTDIRCIDLGEFVFPSLNDITHVTREGIRLVWREALMQLPELWLKQQRRAIPHKQILASNGYHPLRPRPQKGELYSRYIPELEQTLSLIGLDVEQHAELFSKWQNSQRVAAFWEQTGTLEEHKAYLEEQLVNDKNQLLIVCLNNEPFAYIEAYWTKEDRIAPYYAAGDYDRGIHMLVGEEHHRGNHKVAAWLPSVCHFLYLSDPRTEKIVSEPRADNAKMIGYLQKFGFAKLKEFDFPHKRAALMCQLRDTFFADCF comes from the coding sequence ATGACTGGTAACCGTTATACCCTCAACACTCTGCCCTTTGGGCAGAGTGTTCAGCAGCAAGGGGATACATGTTGCGTTGAAATGCCAAGTGGTCCGTTAACACTGAGCAAGGAAAGTGGCGGTTATTGGCGCGTGACCAGCAGTGAGAACAACGATATGGAAGTGGTTCAAGCTTTTGTTGTTTTGCTTGAGCACCGTACGGATATTCGTTGTATTGACCTTGGTGAATTTGTTTTCCCATCATTAAACGACATCACTCATGTCACCCGTGAAGGTATTCGCTTGGTTTGGCGAGAAGCGTTAATGCAGTTGCCAGAGCTTTGGCTAAAACAGCAGCGCCGCGCGATTCCACATAAGCAGATACTTGCTTCTAATGGCTATCATCCTCTTCGTCCAAGACCGCAAAAAGGCGAGTTGTACAGCCGTTACATTCCTGAGCTAGAGCAAACATTGTCTCTTATTGGTCTTGATGTAGAGCAACATGCTGAGCTGTTTTCAAAATGGCAAAACAGTCAACGTGTGGCTGCGTTTTGGGAGCAGACAGGCACTTTAGAAGAGCATAAAGCGTATTTGGAAGAGCAGTTGGTCAATGATAAAAACCAGCTATTGATTGTATGCCTTAATAACGAACCCTTTGCCTACATTGAAGCCTACTGGACAAAAGAAGATCGCATCGCGCCATATTATGCAGCAGGCGATTACGATCGCGGTATCCACATGCTCGTTGGTGAAGAGCATCACCGTGGCAACCATAAGGTAGCGGCTTGGCTTCCTTCAGTATGCCACTTCCTTTATCTGTCCGATCCACGGACAGAGAAAATCGTCAGCGAGCCGAGAGCAGATAACGCTAAGATGATTGGCTATCTACAGAAATTCGGCTTCGCCAAATTAAAAGAATTCGACTTCCCTCATAAGAGGGCGGCTCTAATGTGTCAGTTGAGAGATACCTTCTTTGCCGATTGCTTTTAG
- a CDS encoding TonB-dependent siderophore receptor, whose amino-acid sequence MLSPACLAVAFALSAGVVNAAEDETVVVVGQEHDSAVGPDFSYLGQKSRTATKTDLAIHETPRAVSVVTREQMDDRASISISDALQYTPGIQTNFYGDDNKQDWFVIRGFQQANNGLYQDGTRLYSAGFYSWQIDPFGLERVEILRGPASVLYGQNPPGGVINTVSKRPQFDGGSGQVAVEYGSYDRTQISLDVNRELNEDFAFRLVAMGRKNGTKVDNVDAERILVAPSLAWNINDSNSITFLTSYQKDDSNPYLQFLPIEGTLTSNPNGQISDNLAVGNPDWEKFEREQLSFGYEFEHQFSDAISFAQSARYSRLDIDLRHIYFAGYAADSALGALLDPTSSRQTILRGVTTEQGHSDAFNIDNRLLFNFNTGEVSHTLLAGIDYQAIEIDSKDYASDPLVADGNGSVTIPLVGPRADPSFNVFNPSYSNNVVLLDSNSGTLGQLSEADMQTTVTDNSQFGLYVQDQIRYQDWVVQIGARYDDTSNEQTNQSTMATYKADYEEWTANAGIAYVMSNGFTPYVSYAQSFEPKLQTVNNQPAKPERGEAYEAGVKYQPRSFDGYFNVAVYEATKKDVVQVDGTDIKQVGEIRNRGLELEAVANVTQALTLIGNLSYVDSEIKDDKNAALIGKQPQQVADKLASAWAKYQFFGGALDGLSVGGGLRYTGDTYSSNNGQNTVPSYTLYDATVSYRFDDYKFQVAAKNIFDKEYIATCTSSNCFYGDRRNIIASLSYDW is encoded by the coding sequence ATGCTGAGCCCAGCTTGTTTGGCAGTAGCGTTCGCTCTGTCTGCTGGCGTAGTTAACGCAGCGGAAGACGAAACAGTAGTGGTAGTCGGTCAGGAGCACGATAGCGCCGTTGGCCCAGATTTCAGTTATTTAGGACAAAAAAGTCGTACAGCCACCAAAACAGATTTAGCCATCCATGAAACGCCACGAGCGGTTTCGGTCGTTACTCGCGAACAAATGGATGATCGCGCGTCAATCAGCATCTCAGACGCGCTTCAATATACCCCTGGCATTCAGACCAATTTCTACGGCGATGACAACAAGCAAGATTGGTTTGTTATACGTGGATTTCAGCAAGCGAATAACGGTCTTTACCAAGATGGTACGCGCCTATATTCAGCAGGTTTTTATAGCTGGCAGATTGATCCATTTGGTTTGGAGCGTGTAGAAATTCTTCGTGGTCCAGCCTCGGTTTTGTATGGACAAAACCCACCGGGTGGCGTTATCAACACAGTAAGTAAACGCCCTCAGTTTGATGGTGGTTCTGGTCAAGTGGCCGTTGAGTATGGCTCATATGACAGAACTCAGATTAGCTTGGACGTTAACCGTGAACTAAATGAAGATTTTGCTTTCCGTTTAGTCGCTATGGGGCGTAAGAATGGTACTAAAGTCGACAATGTAGATGCAGAGCGTATTCTAGTTGCACCATCATTAGCGTGGAATATCAACGATAGTAACAGTATTACCTTTTTGACCAGTTATCAGAAAGACGATTCCAACCCTTATCTGCAGTTTTTGCCTATTGAAGGCACATTGACCAGCAATCCTAATGGTCAGATAAGTGACAATCTAGCCGTGGGTAATCCAGACTGGGAAAAGTTTGAACGTGAACAACTTTCTTTTGGCTACGAGTTTGAACACCAGTTTAGTGACGCAATAAGTTTTGCTCAGTCTGCCCGTTATAGTCGCCTGGACATCGATCTGCGTCATATATATTTTGCGGGTTACGCGGCAGATAGTGCTCTAGGAGCTTTGCTGGACCCAACAAGTTCAAGACAGACCATCTTGAGAGGGGTGACGACAGAGCAAGGTCACTCTGATGCATTTAACATAGACAACCGTTTGCTATTCAATTTTAACACTGGTGAAGTGAGTCATACTTTGCTTGCTGGAATCGATTACCAAGCGATCGAAATTGACAGTAAAGACTACGCTAGTGATCCTTTGGTTGCAGACGGCAACGGTAGCGTCACCATTCCGCTTGTAGGCCCGAGAGCTGATCCATCGTTTAACGTTTTCAATCCTAGTTACAGTAACAATGTTGTTTTACTCGATTCTAACTCAGGGACCTTGGGTCAACTAAGTGAAGCGGATATGCAAACGACTGTAACCGATAACAGTCAGTTTGGCCTTTATGTTCAAGATCAAATTCGTTACCAAGATTGGGTCGTTCAGATAGGTGCTCGCTATGATGATACTTCTAACGAGCAAACCAACCAATCAACAATGGCGACGTATAAAGCGGATTACGAAGAATGGACAGCAAATGCGGGTATTGCTTATGTAATGTCTAATGGCTTTACACCATACGTTAGTTATGCGCAGTCATTTGAGCCTAAGCTTCAGACTGTAAATAACCAACCAGCAAAACCTGAACGTGGTGAAGCGTACGAAGCCGGTGTTAAATACCAACCTCGTAGCTTTGATGGTTACTTCAATGTTGCTGTTTATGAAGCCACTAAGAAGGATGTTGTGCAAGTTGATGGTACTGACATCAAACAAGTTGGCGAAATCCGTAATCGCGGTTTGGAATTAGAAGCTGTTGCGAACGTCACTCAAGCTTTAACCCTAATAGGGAACTTGTCGTATGTTGATTCTGAAATCAAAGACGACAAGAATGCTGCACTCATTGGCAAGCAACCACAGCAAGTCGCAGACAAATTGGCTTCTGCGTGGGCAAAATATCAGTTTTTTGGTGGTGCTCTTGATGGACTAAGTGTTGGTGGCGGCCTGCGTTATACCGGTGATACTTATTCGAGCAATAATGGCCAGAATACCGTACCTTCATACACACTGTACGATGCAACAGTGAGTTACCGATTTGATGACTATAAGTTCCAAGTTGCAGCAAAAAACATCTTTGACAAGGAATATATCGCCACCTGTACTAGCAGCAATTGCTTCTACGGTGACCGCCGCAATATTATCGCGAGCCTGAGCTATGACTGGTAA